One part of the Candidatus Flexicrinis affinis genome encodes these proteins:
- a CDS encoding cupin: MADEGMRPFTWQNNPNRVFNVRSHGYDKVLWVVSGTLELSVPDENRVYVLRSGDRADIPAGVRHGIKVSQAGVTCYEASQSGKLARR, from the coding sequence ATGGCGGACGAAGGGATGCGGCCGTTCACGTGGCAGAACAATCCGAATCGTGTGTTTAACGTCCGCAGCCATGGCTACGACAAGGTGCTGTGGGTGGTCTCGGGCACGTTGGAACTGAGCGTACCCGATGAAAACCGTGTGTACGTCCTTCGTTCGGGCGACCGCGCCGATATCCCCGCCGGGGTCCGGCACGGCATCAAGGTCAGCCAAGCTGGGGTAACTTGCTACGAAGCCAGCCAAAGCGGCAAGCTCGCGCGGCGCTAG
- a CDS encoding multidrug effflux MFS transporter, translated as MMMALTALSIDAMLPALPEIGSDLGVANPNDRQQIIVVILAGQAIGQLFFGPLSDKLGRKRAIFGGYALFLAGSLVSALSVNFPMMLLGRAMQGVGTAAPRAISMAIVRDRFEGQRMARVMSFTMAVFILVPMIAPSLGQVLLSIAGWRSIFGFFLAFALFTVLWFAMRIPETLAVERRKPMSIRRIGESVVEIVKIRPAIGFTLTAGMTYGILVSYLNSSQQIFQEQYGLGEAFPLYFAAISLSIGFAALVNARLVMRFGMTTLVTWALALIFGLATTFLVIAAASNGQPPLWSLMAFMMLAFFCIGILFGNLNTLAMSPLGHMAGVGAAVVGSMTTLVSMMLGAVIGGAYNGTVLPLVIGMVVLSGGASVVARWARAG; from the coding sequence ATGATGATGGCGCTGACCGCGCTGTCGATCGACGCCATGCTGCCGGCGCTTCCGGAGATTGGCAGCGACCTCGGCGTAGCCAACCCCAACGACCGGCAGCAGATCATCGTGGTCATTTTGGCCGGTCAGGCCATCGGACAGTTGTTCTTCGGGCCGCTCTCCGACAAGCTGGGGCGCAAACGTGCGATCTTCGGCGGGTATGCGCTGTTTCTCGCCGGCTCGCTGGTGTCGGCGCTGTCGGTGAACTTCCCGATGATGCTGCTCGGGCGCGCCATGCAAGGGGTTGGCACGGCCGCGCCGCGGGCGATTTCGATGGCGATCGTGCGCGACCGGTTCGAGGGCCAGCGCATGGCCCGCGTGATGTCGTTCACGATGGCGGTCTTCATCCTGGTGCCGATGATCGCGCCGTCGCTGGGTCAGGTGCTGCTCTCGATTGCGGGATGGCGCAGCATCTTCGGCTTCTTCCTCGCCTTCGCGCTGTTCACCGTGCTGTGGTTCGCCATGCGCATTCCTGAGACGCTGGCCGTCGAACGCCGCAAGCCCATGTCTATCCGGCGCATTGGCGAGTCCGTGGTTGAAATCGTCAAGATTCGCCCCGCGATCGGGTTCACGCTCACCGCCGGCATGACGTACGGCATCCTGGTCTCTTACCTCAACTCCTCGCAGCAGATCTTTCAGGAGCAGTACGGGCTCGGGGAAGCCTTTCCGCTGTACTTCGCGGCCATCTCGCTGTCGATCGGGTTTGCGGCGCTCGTCAATGCGCGGCTGGTCATGCGCTTCGGGATGACCACGCTGGTGACGTGGGCGCTGGCGCTCATTTTTGGGCTGGCGACGACGTTTCTAGTGATCGCCGCTGCGTCCAACGGTCAGCCGCCGCTGTGGTCGCTGATGGCGTTCATGATGCTGGCGTTCTTCTGCATCGGCATTCTGTTCGGCAACCTCAACACGCTCGCGATGAGTCCGTTGGGACACATGGCCGGGGTTGGCGCGGCGGTCGTCGGTTCGATGACCACGCTCGTCTCGATGATGCTCGGCGCGGTGATCGGGGGAGCCTACAACGGGACGGTGCTGCCGCTGGTGATCGGTATGGTGGTGCTGTCTGGCGGCGCGAGCGTTGTTGCGCGCTGGGCGCGGGCAGGGTGA
- a CDS encoding GNAT family N-acetyltransferase: MILRERPATENTPPQFPLAVQYCIRAAVRSDVRKLEWYGSHSHTRRYIERAYVDMTKGRQLMLVADLNGFPIGQIYVQFDSKNKQHADGKARGYIYSFRVIGHLQGLGIGTRLLRTAEIELARRGFRYAVLQVSKRNEAARRLYHREGYLVIDEDPGQWSFVDHNGMERHVNDPTFVMEKRLAPSL, translated from the coding sequence ATGATCCTGCGTGAACGGCCAGCCACGGAGAACACCCCGCCCCAATTTCCGCTGGCGGTTCAGTACTGCATTCGCGCCGCCGTCCGCAGTGACGTGCGCAAGCTGGAGTGGTACGGGTCGCACAGCCACACGCGGCGGTATATCGAGCGCGCCTACGTCGACATGACCAAGGGCCGGCAGCTCATGCTGGTGGCCGACCTCAACGGGTTTCCCATCGGGCAAATCTACGTGCAGTTCGACAGCAAGAACAAGCAGCACGCCGATGGCAAAGCGCGCGGCTACATTTACTCGTTCCGCGTCATCGGGCATCTGCAAGGGCTGGGGATCGGCACGCGCCTGCTGCGCACCGCCGAGATCGAATTGGCGCGGCGCGGGTTCCGCTACGCCGTGCTTCAGGTCAGCAAACGCAACGAAGCGGCGCGGCGGTTGTACCACCGCGAGGGCTACTTAGTGATTGATGAGGACCCCGGACAATGGTCCTTTGTTGATCACAATGGTATGGAGCGCCACGTGAACGACCCGACATTTGTTATGGAAAAACGGCTTGCACCATCCCTTTAA
- a CDS encoding DUF4139 domain-containing protein, translated as MFGAMLLAGLAFGSVQAQDTPPEPTADGVSITVYNQGTALVRDRRTFTLTQGDSVLNFTDVAATIDATSVNIKSLTDPDGTRVLEQNYVFDLVDTSALLKRYIDQQIQVTMSDGTTYSGILLSGAYGDIILREDSGQVVVLHSAEARDVRFPALPDGLITRPTLRWFLESALGGEQQMELTYLAGGMTWTADYNLVVARDNSSLDATGWVTVTNTSGATYPDAQLKLVAGDVNRIVEQVMYDDVMMETRAMAVPTQAVEQREFFEYQLYEVARRVTLGANETKQVEFIAKTGVPASTFYVYDGSTPFYGYGSPIYDQGYGSTGVTTVGTYLTFTTAEDGGLGADLPAGRVRVYQLDTDGAALLIGENRVNHTPEGEDVELYLGNAFDLVGERKQTEYNQLTRDVVQETYEIRLRNRKDSETVEIRVPERLFRWRNWQVLNSSHPYEQLDSATIEFRVEVPPQGETVITYTVQYAFNQ; from the coding sequence ATGTTTGGCGCGATGCTGCTAGCCGGTCTGGCGTTCGGGAGCGTTCAGGCGCAAGACACACCGCCTGAGCCGACCGCCGACGGCGTGAGCATCACCGTTTACAATCAAGGCACCGCGCTGGTGCGCGACCGCCGCACGTTCACCTTGACGCAAGGCGATTCGGTGCTGAACTTCACCGACGTCGCTGCCACCATCGACGCCACGTCGGTCAACATCAAGTCGCTGACCGATCCCGACGGCACGCGTGTGCTGGAGCAGAATTACGTGTTCGATCTGGTCGACACGTCGGCGCTGCTTAAGCGCTACATCGACCAGCAGATTCAAGTCACGATGTCGGACGGCACGACCTATTCGGGCATCCTGCTCAGCGGCGCGTACGGCGACATCATCCTGCGCGAGGACAGCGGGCAGGTCGTCGTGCTGCACTCGGCCGAGGCGCGTGACGTGCGCTTCCCCGCGCTGCCCGATGGCTTGATCACGCGGCCGACGCTGCGCTGGTTCCTCGAAAGCGCGTTGGGCGGCGAGCAGCAGATGGAGTTGACGTACCTCGCCGGCGGCATGACGTGGACGGCCGATTACAACCTCGTCGTAGCGCGCGACAACAGCAGCCTCGACGCGACGGGATGGGTGACCGTCACCAATACCAGCGGCGCGACCTATCCCGACGCCCAGCTCAAGCTGGTCGCCGGCGACGTCAACCGCATCGTCGAGCAGGTCATGTACGACGACGTCATGATGGAAACGCGTGCGATGGCCGTGCCGACACAGGCGGTCGAACAGCGCGAGTTCTTCGAGTACCAGCTATATGAAGTTGCGCGCCGCGTGACACTGGGCGCAAACGAGACCAAGCAGGTCGAGTTCATCGCCAAGACCGGTGTGCCCGCGTCGACCTTCTACGTCTATGACGGAAGTACGCCGTTTTACGGCTACGGCAGCCCGATCTACGATCAGGGATATGGCAGCACCGGCGTAACCACCGTCGGCACGTACCTGACGTTCACCACGGCCGAGGACGGCGGGTTGGGCGCCGACCTGCCAGCGGGCCGCGTGCGCGTGTATCAACTCGATACCGACGGCGCGGCGCTACTTATCGGCGAGAACCGAGTCAATCACACGCCAGAGGGCGAAGACGTCGAGCTGTACCTGGGCAACGCGTTCGATCTGGTGGGCGAGCGCAAACAGACCGAATACAACCAGCTCACTCGCGACGTGGTGCAGGAGACTTACGAGATTCGGCTGCGTAACCGCAAGGACAGCGAGACGGTCGAGATCCGCGTGCCGGAGCGGCTATTCCGCTGGCGCAACTGGCAGGTCTTGAACAGCTCGCATCCGTACGAGCAGCTGGACTCGGCGACGATCGAGTTCCGCGTCGAGGTGCCGCCTCAGGGCGAGACGGTCATCACCTACACCGTGCAATACGCGTTCAATCAGTAA
- a CDS encoding GNAT family N-acetyltransferase, whose protein sequence is MLTLSSASNFSLTDLAELVNRAFKGYIGGEVHFSEALMASMLVSAGVDLALSQVASFDDEPVAVALISRRATAYRLALMGVAGGSQERGFGSQFMNELIDQARAAGVQTYELEVIIGNLRGERLYKRCGFQIVQRLASFKSSEGTVAVQGDPSRLEHVPLMDVARLMVANADADSPWQVDGWGLPHAHPIAGLSVRYRDDDGDAYIAAGLTDATPIPIRALVVTGKRRAGLATRAVASLMATYPGKQWGVPAICPEKYAPIFNACGMTEGAIAQFQMRLAL, encoded by the coding sequence ATGCTCACGCTGTCGTCCGCGTCCAATTTCTCGCTCACCGATCTGGCCGAACTTGTCAACCGCGCGTTCAAGGGCTACATCGGCGGAGAGGTGCATTTCAGCGAGGCGCTGATGGCCTCTATGCTCGTCTCCGCGGGTGTCGACCTCGCGCTCAGTCAGGTCGCATCGTTCGATGACGAACCGGTGGCCGTCGCGCTGATTTCGCGCCGTGCGACGGCGTACCGGCTCGCGCTCATGGGCGTAGCCGGTGGGTCGCAGGAGCGCGGGTTCGGCTCGCAGTTCATGAACGAACTGATCGATCAGGCCCGCGCGGCCGGCGTGCAGACCTACGAACTCGAAGTGATCATCGGCAACCTGCGCGGCGAACGGCTGTACAAACGCTGCGGGTTCCAGATCGTGCAGCGCCTCGCCAGCTTCAAGAGCAGCGAGGGGACGGTAGCCGTGCAAGGCGATCCGTCGCGCCTTGAGCATGTGCCGCTGATGGACGTCGCGCGGCTGATGGTCGCCAACGCCGACGCGGACTCGCCGTGGCAGGTCGACGGGTGGGGCCTGCCGCATGCGCACCCGATCGCCGGGCTATCGGTGCGGTATCGGGACGACGACGGCGACGCTTACATCGCCGCGGGTCTCACCGACGCCACGCCGATCCCGATCCGCGCGCTGGTCGTGACCGGCAAACGCCGCGCCGGGCTGGCGACTCGCGCCGTCGCGTCTCTCATGGCCACGTATCCGGGCAAACAGTGGGGCGTGCCGGCCATCTGCCCGGAGAAGTACGCGCCGATCTTCAATGCGTGCGGCATGACCGAAGGCGCTATCGCGCAGTTCCAGATGCGGTTGGCGCTGTAG
- a CDS encoding PD40 domain-containing protein, with the protein MTTEAGEVLCRSGTDWVVYDVDTQQIVVTGIEPGHVYLDAAPYRSDRYAFFEGVSWSPDSRYLAVVARFRDDFPLELIDLSTGQVDRLRFVVVDVEVRKNRLSWSPDSRRLAFWVTGSLNEEVQGKALVFYDTATDEFTVIDQTINPLGTVGNGYWSPDGTRFAFIDETRRLVLVDATTGAFTILDSDVVAVDAWASIVPPDADAGTDKMLTDGDGDGSEIVLLDASASVDPDGVILSYKWDSDGIEIGSGATVEVNLSVGTHLVELTVTDDDGGMDTDVLTVTIMPLTPKLPAPDPTLTEGSG; encoded by the coding sequence GTGACCACAGAAGCCGGCGAAGTCCTGTGTCGGTCAGGCACGGACTGGGTGGTTTATGATGTAGATACTCAGCAGATCGTTGTCACCGGTATAGAACCGGGACACGTCTATCTCGACGCTGCACCTTACCGCAGTGACAGGTACGCATTCTTTGAAGGAGTATCATGGTCACCGGACAGCCGCTACCTCGCCGTAGTTGCAAGATTTCGGGACGACTTCCCACTCGAGCTCATCGATTTATCAACCGGGCAAGTGGATCGCCTCAGATTCGTTGTGGTTGACGTGGAAGTAAGAAAGAATCGTCTTTCCTGGTCGCCTGATAGTCGTCGGCTTGCGTTCTGGGTTACGGGGAGTCTAAATGAGGAAGTTCAAGGGAAGGCGCTTGTCTTTTACGACACCGCAACGGATGAGTTCACGGTAATCGATCAGACGATCAATCCATTGGGCACGGTTGGGAATGGATATTGGTCTCCCGATGGGACAAGATTCGCCTTCATCGACGAAACGCGCCGGCTCGTGCTCGTTGACGCGACGACGGGCGCATTTACGATCCTGGATTCGGACGTCGTGGCCGTCGATGCGTGGGCCAGCATCGTTCCACCTGACGCCGATGCAGGTACGGACAAAATGCTTACAGACGGTGACGGCGACGGGTCGGAGATTGTGTTGTTGGATGCATCTGCGAGTGTCGATCCGGATGGCGTGATCCTCTCGTACAAATGGGATTCCGATGGTATTGAAATTGGGTCTGGAGCCACTGTAGAGGTCAACTTATCGGTGGGCACACATCTAGTGGAACTTACTGTCACAGACGACGACGGCGGTATGGATACCGATGTGCTTACGGTGACGATAATGCCACTGACGCCCAAGTTACCCGCGCCTGATCCTACGTTAACCGAGGGCAGCGGATAG
- a CDS encoding S9 family peptidase — protein sequence MSNPNLLDALINLPRIWGSQVSPDGKWVAWSWIGVGPAIDVWAAPTDASQPPMQLTDNHEETVLVSWLPDSSGMIVAQDTGGDERKGLYRVRLDQPCVMIPLTDPQPNYFVRGGEVTPDGRYLKYAANLDITTGEEIEQIALIRHDLETDEQVELARTVRNAYVIPQLSPDGQLILYNRKDRHAAGTQLWVCASDGSSDREVINVGDDKKAWGGWLPDSHRILITAEAGAHVRVGVYDTVTGSLRWLIDDPERSIATAFIHDVPGAKYATVIEDHGARSIPSLLDLDTGAELRLPSVPGALIPQAPVGEGLWLATYYSSSQPTDLVLCDPFHPDPDAFISVARVWDKVQLTRDDLTPAEDFRWTSVDGLEIQGWLYRTPTAPARGTILYVHGGPTAHATDIVMAEVQFYASQGFNVLVPNYRGSTGFTLKYRESIKEDGWGGREQDDIAYGAKALIEAGIAEPGKIGVTGTSYGGYSAWHQIVHTPVEWIAASAPVCGMTDLVVDYETTRPDLRPYSEEMMGGRPDQVPEKYHKASPANFVQNIKGRLLIVQGLNDPNVTPDNVHAVRVALDQHGIEYGVLAFDDEGHGILRPHNLKRLYPALADFFAGAFGGV from the coding sequence GTGAGCAACCCTAACCTTCTCGACGCATTGATTAACCTGCCCCGCATTTGGGGATCGCAAGTCTCGCCAGACGGCAAATGGGTGGCGTGGAGTTGGATCGGCGTTGGCCCGGCCATCGATGTGTGGGCCGCGCCGACCGACGCCAGTCAGCCGCCGATGCAGCTCACCGACAACCATGAGGAGACCGTGCTGGTTAGTTGGCTGCCTGATTCGTCCGGCATGATCGTGGCGCAGGACACCGGCGGCGACGAACGCAAAGGGCTGTATCGCGTGCGGCTGGATCAGCCGTGCGTGATGATCCCGCTGACCGATCCGCAGCCGAACTACTTCGTGCGCGGGGGCGAGGTCACGCCCGACGGGCGGTACCTCAAATACGCGGCAAACCTCGACATCACCACCGGCGAGGAGATTGAGCAGATCGCCCTGATCCGGCACGATCTCGAGACCGACGAGCAGGTCGAACTGGCGCGCACGGTCCGCAACGCCTACGTCATCCCGCAGCTCAGCCCCGACGGCCAGCTGATTCTGTACAACCGCAAGGATCGTCACGCGGCCGGGACGCAGCTTTGGGTGTGCGCGTCGGATGGCAGCAGCGACCGCGAGGTCATCAATGTGGGCGACGACAAGAAGGCGTGGGGCGGATGGCTGCCGGACAGCCACCGTATCCTGATCACCGCTGAGGCGGGTGCCCACGTGCGTGTCGGGGTGTACGACACCGTGACCGGCAGCTTGCGCTGGCTGATCGACGATCCCGAGCGCAGTATCGCGACGGCGTTTATCCACGACGTGCCGGGGGCGAAATACGCGACCGTCATCGAGGATCACGGCGCGCGCTCGATTCCCTCGCTGCTCGACCTCGATACCGGGGCCGAACTGCGCCTGCCGTCCGTGCCCGGCGCGTTGATCCCGCAGGCGCCGGTCGGCGAGGGGTTGTGGCTGGCGACCTACTACAGCAGCTCCCAGCCCACCGACCTCGTGCTGTGCGATCCGTTCCATCCCGACCCGGACGCGTTCATCAGCGTGGCGCGGGTGTGGGACAAGGTGCAGCTCACGCGCGACGACCTGACGCCGGCCGAGGACTTCCGCTGGACGAGCGTCGATGGCCTCGAGATTCAGGGTTGGTTGTACCGGACCCCTACAGCACCGGCGCGTGGCACGATCCTGTACGTTCACGGCGGACCGACCGCGCACGCCACCGACATCGTGATGGCCGAGGTGCAGTTCTACGCCTCGCAAGGATTCAACGTGCTGGTGCCGAACTATCGCGGCAGCACCGGGTTCACGCTGAAGTACCGCGAGTCGATCAAAGAGGATGGCTGGGGCGGGCGCGAGCAGGACGACATCGCCTATGGCGCGAAGGCATTGATCGAAGCCGGCATCGCCGAGCCGGGCAAGATCGGCGTGACCGGCACGAGCTACGGCGGCTACTCGGCGTGGCATCAGATCGTGCACACGCCGGTCGAGTGGATCGCCGCGTCGGCGCCGGTGTGCGGTATGACCGATCTGGTCGTGGACTACGAGACGACGCGCCCCGACCTGCGCCCCTACAGCGAGGAGATGATGGGCGGCCGGCCCGATCAGGTGCCGGAGAAGTACCACAAGGCGTCGCCGGCCAACTTCGTACAGAACATCAAGGGACGGCTTCTCATCGTACAGGGGCTGAACGACCCGAACGTGACGCCCGACAACGTCCACGCCGTGCGGGTGGCGCTGGATCAGCACGGGATCGAATACGGTGTGCTGGCGTTCGACGACGAGGGCCACGGCATCCTGCGCCCGCACAACCTCAAGCGGTTGTATCCGGCGTTGGCGGACTTCTTCGCCGGGGCGTTCGGCGGGGTGTAG